One window from the genome of Leptospira johnsonii encodes:
- a CDS encoding methyl-accepting chemotaxis protein → MRKNLPVTGREIQFAESAVIISRTDPKGKITYVSKDFADVSGFSEEEMLGQPHNIVRHPDIPPSVYENLWDTVQSGQPWNAIVKNRAKNGDHYWVDATVTPVLENGVITGYMSVRKKTSRQQIENAEKLFARLNGESQLLRSFFSFINSLRAKFGYLGLVAFTFACIFVPSSYLGLKLFLTDPVASTLTFLAVVIGFSLCLRAIYNLKKKMSETLAIVGKVVNGNLASEFPRKEGVEDADRIYSSFRCMTISLWGLLVQMKENYQRNLKLYEELFQSVGSFERVSQKQAHAVQETAAASHELSKTIDEIVLTISEQTRSLSNVNDSIGSIDVSLGETSKSMQNLESQAGNVANKADQAKQIFNEAIQSMEQIRSYSNEINKIVSIITSISERTNMLALNASIESARAGEAGKGFSVVADEISKLAEQTKSSIKDITLLVKSTSNSVEEGALKVGQSVDVFENLQNYIEEVHNSSSKVKSLLQEQSKRLGEIRSSSDQVLVLGKMMAGTSEQQKLSAGEISDSMSAISKSAEDIASTSENIRHSVKDTLEHSQKFGGILSHFKTD, encoded by the coding sequence ATGAGAAAGAATCTACCGGTTACGGGTCGAGAAATTCAGTTCGCTGAATCGGCGGTAATTATTTCGAGAACCGATCCAAAAGGAAAGATCACTTACGTTTCAAAGGACTTTGCGGATGTAAGTGGTTTTTCGGAAGAGGAGATGCTGGGCCAACCTCATAATATTGTCCGTCATCCGGATATTCCACCCTCCGTTTACGAGAATCTTTGGGACACTGTCCAATCTGGCCAACCTTGGAATGCGATCGTTAAGAATCGCGCGAAGAATGGAGACCACTATTGGGTAGATGCCACTGTTACTCCCGTTCTTGAAAACGGAGTGATCACCGGCTATATGTCTGTTCGTAAGAAGACATCCAGGCAACAAATTGAAAATGCGGAGAAACTTTTTGCGAGATTGAACGGAGAATCGCAACTTCTTAGATCATTCTTTTCTTTTATAAATTCGCTCCGAGCGAAATTCGGATATCTAGGTCTTGTGGCTTTCACATTCGCATGTATATTCGTTCCTTCTTCTTACTTAGGTTTGAAATTATTTTTAACGGATCCAGTCGCTTCTACCTTAACCTTTCTTGCAGTGGTTATAGGATTTTCTCTTTGTTTAAGAGCTATTTATAATCTAAAAAAGAAAATGTCTGAAACCTTAGCAATTGTGGGCAAGGTTGTGAATGGAAATCTTGCCTCTGAATTTCCGAGAAAAGAAGGGGTTGAAGACGCTGACAGAATTTATTCTAGTTTTAGATGTATGACCATTAGTCTTTGGGGACTCTTGGTCCAAATGAAAGAGAACTACCAGAGAAATCTAAAATTGTATGAAGAACTTTTTCAATCGGTAGGTTCTTTCGAAAGAGTTTCTCAAAAGCAGGCCCATGCTGTGCAAGAAACTGCAGCAGCTTCTCACGAGCTTTCTAAAACGATTGATGAGATCGTATTAACTATAAGCGAACAGACCAGAAGTTTATCCAATGTAAACGATAGTATCGGTTCTATCGACGTGTCCTTGGGAGAAACTTCCAAATCGATGCAAAACTTGGAGTCTCAAGCTGGGAATGTGGCGAATAAAGCCGACCAAGCAAAACAGATCTTTAATGAAGCGATCCAATCCATGGAACAGATACGTTCTTATTCGAACGAGATCAATAAGATCGTAAGTATTATCACAAGCATCTCGGAAAGAACAAACATGCTCGCTTTAAATGCTTCCATTGAATCTGCGCGGGCTGGAGAAGCAGGGAAAGGGTTTTCGGTGGTTGCTGATGAAATCTCAAAACTAGCGGAACAAACCAAATCTAGTATCAAAGATATCACTCTTCTTGTAAAAAGTACATCCAACTCGGTGGAAGAAGGCGCTCTTAAAGTGGGACAGTCTGTAGACGTATTCGAAAATCTTCAGAACTATATTGAGGAAGTTCATAACTCTTCATCTAAGGTAAAAAGTCTTTTGCAGGAGCAATCCAAAAGATTGGGAGAAATACGCAGCAGTTCCGATCAGGTTTTGGTTTTAGGAAAAATGATGGCCGGAACTTCGGAGCAACAAAAACTTTCCGCCGGAGAAATTTCGGACTCTATGAGCGCAATTTCCAAATCGGCAGAAGATATTGCTTCTACCTCCGAGAATATTAGACATTCCGTAAAAGATACTCTGGAACATTCCCAAAAATTCGGCGGAATTTTGAGTCATTTTAAAACGGATTGA
- a CDS encoding M50 family metallopeptidase, which yields MENRFLRLALLLAIIVTLLSYWNHGWVSYLKDFVVFIHEAGHAIATLISGGSVQMIELNGDEAGQTVASPTSGKSPFIFVVSAGYLGSCLAGGFLINRGFKGSLVRPTLLLLGGAVLLLTLNYTSSGGLAQRTGLLWGIFLLVSSFLPFGWDRLITVFLGTSVSLYSLYDLLDFTENVQNTDAGILAYWATGTSPGGSVPKSVLFLGYLIALLWSFFSVSIIFFSLKRAVVPRPVPDETPGFDEGPVVGLDNPFPGEVTPEVLEWFLSRGLDLNGKPLPPEFTNIERIDG from the coding sequence ATGGAGAATCGTTTCCTACGTCTTGCGCTCTTACTCGCGATCATAGTGACTCTTCTTTCCTATTGGAATCATGGATGGGTTTCTTATCTAAAAGACTTCGTGGTTTTTATCCATGAAGCAGGACATGCGATTGCTACTTTGATCTCAGGCGGTTCAGTCCAGATGATTGAGCTGAACGGTGATGAAGCAGGACAGACTGTTGCATCTCCTACATCCGGCAAAAGTCCTTTTATATTCGTAGTCTCTGCCGGTTATTTGGGGTCTTGTTTGGCCGGAGGATTTTTGATCAACAGGGGATTCAAAGGAAGTCTGGTCCGTCCCACTTTGTTACTTTTGGGAGGAGCAGTTTTACTTCTTACTTTGAACTATACTTCTTCCGGGGGACTTGCTCAAAGAACCGGTTTGCTTTGGGGGATTTTTCTTTTGGTCTCATCTTTTCTTCCGTTCGGTTGGGATCGATTGATTACTGTGTTTTTAGGCACTAGTGTGAGTTTATATAGTCTGTATGATCTTTTGGATTTTACCGAGAATGTGCAGAATACCGATGCAGGCATCTTAGCATACTGGGCGACTGGAACTTCTCCAGGCGGGTCGGTTCCGAAATCGGTTTTATTCTTGGGATATTTGATTGCTCTGCTCTGGTCCTTTTTTAGCGTATCCATCATATTCTTTTCATTGAAGCGAGCGGTAGTTCCTCGTCCGGTTCCGGATGAGACTCCTGGATTTGATGAAGGGCCGGTAGTAGGTTTAGACAATCCTTTTCCTGGAGAAGTAACTCCGGAAGTATTGGAATGGTTCTTAAGTAGAGGTTTGGATTTGAACGGTAAACCTCTTCCTCCGGAATTTACGAATATAGAGA